A portion of the Pseudarthrobacter sp. L1SW genome contains these proteins:
- a CDS encoding cytochrome ubiquinol oxidase subunit I, whose protein sequence is MDALEIARWQFGITTVYHFMMVPLTIGLGLVVAVMQTAWHRTGKQEYLRMTKFWGKLFLINFIMGVATGIVQEFQFGMAWSEYSRFVGDVFGAPLALEALLAFFVESTFLGLWIFGWKQLKPGIHLACLWIAVIGSVFSAYFIIVANSWMQHPVGVEMVDGRPVMTDAWAVFTNNTALVAVPHTLFGALAVAGGFLLGIAWYHLWRRRRDGVDTVGADGKVIPGEAAGIPGRDVNDHKVWLRSLRIGAVVAMISFAGTALTGDLQGKLMFEQQPMKMAAAEAACHDGTGFSVLSIGNIGSQNCDDIVALIEVPGILSYLAKGDFTTEVQGVNSLLPEYQEKYGTHLPDNPIYGERAGQAIDYLPVMEVTYWGFRMMIGFGGLAALAALVALWITRKGTVPESPWLMRLAVFGILAPFGANAAGWIFTEMGRQPFVVAPNPDPSGIDQVFMFTAAAVSPGVSAGELLASLVALTAVYAVLLVVEVKLLVKYIRGGVVSAMPELVHAPVDENEDATPGQGGPGGGKPADDVLAFAY, encoded by the coding sequence ATGGACGCCCTGGAAATCGCACGCTGGCAATTCGGTATCACCACCGTCTACCACTTCATGATGGTCCCGCTGACTATCGGCCTCGGCCTGGTGGTCGCCGTGATGCAGACCGCCTGGCACCGCACAGGCAAGCAGGAATACCTCCGCATGACAAAGTTCTGGGGGAAGCTCTTCCTCATCAACTTCATCATGGGCGTGGCCACCGGCATCGTGCAGGAGTTCCAGTTCGGTATGGCCTGGAGCGAGTACAGCCGGTTCGTCGGAGACGTGTTCGGAGCTCCGCTGGCATTGGAGGCCCTCCTTGCCTTCTTTGTCGAGTCAACGTTCCTGGGCCTGTGGATCTTCGGCTGGAAGCAGCTGAAGCCGGGCATCCACCTCGCGTGCCTCTGGATTGCGGTGATCGGCTCGGTGTTCTCCGCCTACTTCATCATCGTGGCCAACAGCTGGATGCAGCACCCCGTGGGCGTGGAAATGGTGGACGGCCGGCCCGTCATGACCGATGCCTGGGCAGTCTTCACCAACAACACAGCACTCGTTGCTGTGCCCCACACGCTGTTCGGCGCGCTGGCCGTCGCCGGCGGCTTCCTGCTGGGCATCGCCTGGTACCACCTGTGGCGGAGGCGGCGCGACGGCGTGGACACCGTGGGTGCCGACGGCAAGGTTATCCCCGGCGAAGCAGCAGGGATCCCCGGCCGTGACGTGAACGACCACAAGGTGTGGCTCCGGTCCCTGCGCATCGGGGCGGTGGTGGCCATGATCTCCTTCGCCGGCACCGCCCTCACCGGCGACCTCCAGGGCAAGCTGATGTTCGAGCAGCAGCCCATGAAGATGGCCGCGGCGGAAGCTGCCTGCCACGACGGCACCGGATTCTCTGTCCTCAGCATCGGCAACATCGGCTCGCAGAACTGTGACGACATCGTGGCGCTGATCGAGGTTCCGGGCATCCTCTCCTACCTGGCCAAGGGCGACTTCACCACCGAAGTCCAGGGCGTCAACAGCCTGCTGCCCGAATACCAGGAGAAGTACGGCACGCACCTGCCGGACAACCCGATCTACGGCGAACGCGCCGGACAGGCAATCGACTACCTGCCGGTCATGGAGGTGACCTACTGGGGCTTCCGCATGATGATCGGCTTCGGCGGGCTTGCCGCCCTGGCAGCGCTGGTGGCGCTGTGGATCACCCGGAAGGGAACTGTTCCCGAGTCCCCGTGGCTCATGCGACTGGCGGTCTTCGGCATCCTTGCCCCGTTCGGCGCCAATGCGGCCGGCTGGATCTTCACGGAAATGGGACGCCAGCCTTTCGTGGTGGCTCCGAATCCCGATCCCAGCGGCATCGACCAGGTCTTTATGTTCACGGCGGCCGCCGTTTCGCCGGGGGTCTCGGCGGGCGAACTGCTGGCATCACTGGTGGCATTGACGGCGGTCTACGCGGTCCTGCTGGTGGTTGAGGTCAAGCTGCTCGTCAAGTACATCCGCGGCGGGGTGGTCTCCGCAATGCCGGAACTGGTCCACGCACCCGTGGACGAGAACGAGGACGCCACCCCCGGACAGGGCGGCCCCGGCGGCGGGAAACCGGCCGACGACGTCCTGGCCTTCGCGTACTAG
- the cydB gene encoding cytochrome d ubiquinol oxidase subunit II, translated as MELLPTIWFIAIAVLWTGYLFLEGFDLGVGMLMKLFARNNTERRVLLNTIGPVWDGNEVWLLTAGGATFAAFPLWYASLFSALYLPLLVVLVALIFRAVAFEYRGKVDTDQWRARWDWAIALGSFFAAFGVGAALALTTTGLPLNANGDREGGPLAWFSGYAVLGGLAVVGFSLLHALAFLALKTDGDVRHRARQWFVRLLPALLLPIAAWALSIQFLDGKPWTWALVVVAVAAAAAAWVWARKGAEGKAFLALGAFLVLGTASIFGAVFPVVLPSTLDGAFDLTISNASSSDYTLGLMSVVAAFGLPLVIAYQAWTYWVFRRRVSAAHIPEAHSFLPAIAARAFTTKG; from the coding sequence ATGGAACTGCTCCCCACCATCTGGTTCATCGCCATCGCGGTGCTGTGGACCGGCTACCTCTTCCTGGAGGGCTTCGACCTCGGTGTCGGAATGCTCATGAAGCTTTTCGCCCGCAACAACACCGAACGCCGGGTCCTGCTCAACACCATCGGCCCGGTGTGGGACGGCAACGAGGTCTGGCTCCTGACGGCAGGCGGCGCCACCTTCGCTGCCTTCCCGCTCTGGTATGCCTCCCTGTTTTCGGCCCTCTACCTGCCGCTGCTGGTGGTGCTCGTTGCCCTGATCTTCCGGGCGGTGGCCTTCGAATACCGCGGCAAGGTGGACACGGACCAGTGGCGTGCCCGGTGGGACTGGGCCATCGCGCTGGGTTCCTTCTTTGCCGCCTTCGGAGTAGGCGCCGCGCTGGCCCTCACCACCACCGGGCTTCCCCTGAATGCGAACGGCGACCGTGAAGGCGGCCCGCTGGCCTGGTTCAGCGGCTACGCGGTGCTGGGCGGGCTTGCCGTGGTGGGATTCTCGCTGCTGCATGCCCTTGCCTTCCTGGCGCTGAAAACCGACGGCGACGTCCGGCACCGGGCCCGCCAGTGGTTCGTGCGGCTGCTCCCTGCCCTGCTGCTGCCCATCGCCGCCTGGGCCCTCAGCATCCAGTTCCTCGACGGCAAGCCCTGGACCTGGGCCCTGGTCGTGGTGGCTGTCGCTGCTGCCGCAGCGGCCTGGGTGTGGGCCCGCAAGGGAGCCGAAGGCAAGGCATTCCTGGCCCTCGGCGCCTTCCTGGTCCTCGGTACCGCATCCATCTTCGGCGCAGTATTCCCGGTGGTGCTGCCTTCAACCCTGGACGGCGCCTTTGACCTGACCATCTCCAACGCTTCCTCCTCGGACTACACTCTTGGGCTTATGAGCGTCGTGGCCGCCTTCGGCCTTCCCCTGGTCATCGCGTACCAGGCCTGGACCTACTGGGTCTTCCGGCGGCGGGTCAGCGCAGCGCACATTCCGGAGGCCCACAGCTTCCTGCCGGCCATCGCCGCCAGGGCCTTCACCACGAAGGGCTGA